The DNA region TCGACGGTTTGGGTCCGCCACCGAGATCCAGTACGCCGAACTGCCCCTCGTATTGCTGCACCACCGCCCCCAGCAACAGGGCCAATCGCTTGGCGGCAAAGGGACTGAGGATGATCCGGTTGGTCACCTGCACACGCAGGTCCGGCTGTCCCTGCTCCCAGAATTGATTCAGCCCGAAGTTCAACACAAGCTCTTCCTTCGTGCTGCCGACATGACAAGTGTTCGCATAGGTGGTTGCGGCACGGCTGCCGTCGAGGTGAATACGCCGCTGGTCTGACTGGGAGGCCGCCTGTTCAGTGCCATTCGTCGTTGAACTCATGTAGTGCTCCTTGTTCTAGGGAACCGAGTTATCCCACCGTGATCGTCACGGTCGCCAGATTCGAGGCCGTGGCGCCGTCGGACACGCGGTAGGTGAAGGTATCGGTCCCGGTGAAGCCCGCGTTCGGACGATAGGTGAAGGTGCCGTCGGCATTCAGGACTAGCGAGCCGTTGGTGGGGCCGGTGCCGAGCGTAGCTGTGAGAGTTGGGCTGTCGGGATCGTTGTCGTTGGCGAGGAGGTCGTTCTGGAGACCGCTGGCCCAGAGTTCGGCGCCAGTTACGGAATTTATGGCACGGAAGAACAGATTCCCGCCGAAACTAACGAGCTGGGAATTAGTACTCGCAGCAGAACCAGCGTTTATGTCCCGCACCAGAACAGTTCCCTCTTCAGTCCCGTCACTTTTCCAAACCTCTAGACCGTGTGCCCCATCATCCGCAATAAAAAACAGCGTGCCATTCACATTCGTCAGCTTACCGCCTAGTCCGCTACCAAACGAACCTATGGATGGACCAGTCTTAATATCCTTCACCAGCACCGTTCCAGCAGCAGTACCGTCACTTTTCCACAATTCCGATCCCTCTACAGTGGTGATCGCATTGAAAAAGAGGATGCCGTTGACACTAACCAACTCCGCGGGGAACGAGTCTCCGCTTCCTAAACTTATGTCTTTCACAAGGATTGTGCCCGCGGTCGTGCCATCGCTTTTCCATAACTCTGTCCCGCTGCTCCCATCAGTAGCTGAGAAGAAAACAGATCCATTGAAGTTAGTAAGGTTTTGAGGATTTGAACCAGCCGTAGGATGAATATTCATAACCTGTGTAGTCCCCGCCGCCGTCCCGTCGCTCTTCCACAGTTCTTGACCGAAATTCAATCCATTACGAGCAGCACTAAAGAACAGCGTCCCGTTAATATTCGTCAACTCTTGGGGAGTAGAGTTCGGCAACCCAGGATTAATGTCTGCAACCAGAGTTGTTCCGCTCACAGTCCCATCGGTCTTCCATAGTTCATTACCGCTCACACCGTCGTTCGCAGTGAAGAATATCGTGTCCCCAACCACTTCCAATTCACGAACAACTGTCCTACCACTGGAAGCACCAGGATTAATGTCGCGGACAAGAACCGTTCCCGTTTCCGTGCCATCGCTTTTCCACAGCTCAATCCCGTTTACTCCGTCATCTGCCCAGAAGAACAAGAGCCCGTTCAAATTCGTTAAGTTGCTGAGGCTCGAACCAAGATTTCCCGGACGTACATCCTTAACCATAAAGGTCCCTGGCGCTGTCCCGTCGCTCTTCCATAACTCAATTCCATTCACCCCGTCGTTGGCTGTGAAAAACAACGTGCCGTTGACGTTGGTAAGATTTGTCGGGAAAGAACTATCCGCCCTGATATCTTTTACCAACATTGTCCCCGCCGCCGTCCCGTCGCTCCTCCACAGTTCAGTACCGTT from Nitrospira sp. includes:
- a CDS encoding DUF3467 domain-containing protein, whose translation is MSSTTNGTEQAASQSDQRRIHLDGSRAATTYANTCHVGSTKEELVLNFGLNQFWEQGQPDLRVQVTNRIILSPFAAKRLALLLGAVVQQYEGQFGVLDLGGGPKPSTMSDGQGGAA
- a CDS encoding tandem-95 repeat protein; the encoded protein is NGSLTLNADGTFNYTPNSGFTGTDSFTYKANDGALDSNVATVTISVTAAPVVNQAPVLTTIGNQTIDEGQALSFTATANEPDAGQTLTFSLENGTSGTIPAGATINPTTGAFSWTPTELQGPGTYTFDVVVTDNGAPTLSDRETITVTVNEVNQAPVLATIGNQTVNEGALLTFTATATDGDVPANTLTYTLQGTIPAGASINPTTGVFTWTPTAAQIGPHSLTVRVTDNGTPALSAEETITVTVSDVNATPTATNDAYTLQQGSTLVAGTLLVKDILAGAGASNPANFTVVNGNLFFTASDSVNGTELWRSDGTAAGTMLVKDIRADSSFPTNLTNVNGTLFFTANDGVNGIELWKSDGTAPGTFMVKDVRPGNLGSSLSNLTNLNGLLFFWADDGVNGIELWKSDGTETGTVLVRDINPGASSGRTVVRELEVVGDTIFFTANDGVSGNELWKTDGTVSGTTLVADINPGLPNSTPQELTNINGTLFFSAARNGLNFGQELWKSDGTAAGTTQVMNIHPTAGSNPQNLTNFNGSVFFSATDGSSGTELWKSDGTTAGTILVKDISLGSGDSFPAELVSVNGILFFNAITTVEGSELWKSDGTAAGTVLVKDIKTGPSIGSFGSGLGGKLTNVNGTLFFIADDGAHGLEVWKSDGTEEGTVLVRDINAGSAASTNSQLVSFGGNLFFRAINSVTGAELWASGLQNDLLANDNDPDSPTLTATLGTGPTNGSLVLNADGTFTYRPNAGFTGTDTFTYRVSDGATASNLATVTITVG